The following are encoded together in the Kribbella sp. CA-293567 genome:
- a CDS encoding epoxide hydrolase family protein, producing MNTNDSTSSADIRPFRVEIAQTDLDDLNERLARTRLPEPAPGDNWDLGTPNHYLTDMVDHWQHTFDWREQEARMNQFPHYLTDIDGQTVHFLHVPSAEPDATPLLLIHTYPGSFIDFLDMIGPLTDPVAHGGQASEAYSLVIPSIPGFGFSTPLTDRGWTMARVARTFDTLMRRLGYNTYGTHGSDAGAMISRELGLLNPPGFLGLHVLQLFSFPSGDPAEFEKFTPDDYAALEHLAWFQSVGGYNAINSTRPQTVAVAISDSPVGQLAWNELFNNFGNGTSLLTPDQILTEVSLYWFTNTSATAGRYHYEEANAGTEPALNTAPTGVAVFADDFKTIRPLAERDNPNIVHWTNYPTGGHYASLERPQDVVTDLRAFFSSLRTN from the coding sequence ATGAACACCAACGACAGCACCTCCTCCGCAGACATCCGCCCCTTCCGCGTCGAGATCGCCCAGACCGACCTGGACGACCTGAACGAGCGCCTCGCCCGCACCCGCCTCCCCGAACCCGCCCCCGGCGACAACTGGGACCTCGGCACCCCGAACCACTACCTCACCGACATGGTCGACCACTGGCAACACACCTTCGACTGGCGCGAGCAGGAAGCGCGGATGAACCAGTTCCCGCACTACCTCACCGACATCGACGGCCAGACCGTCCACTTCCTCCACGTCCCGTCCGCCGAACCCGACGCCACCCCGCTGCTGCTGATCCACACCTACCCCGGATCCTTCATCGACTTCCTCGACATGATCGGCCCCCTCACCGACCCCGTCGCCCACGGCGGCCAGGCCTCCGAGGCCTACTCACTCGTCATCCCCTCCATCCCCGGCTTCGGCTTCAGCACCCCACTGACCGACCGCGGCTGGACCATGGCCCGCGTCGCCCGCACCTTCGACACCCTCATGCGCCGCCTCGGCTACAACACCTACGGCACCCACGGCTCCGACGCCGGCGCCATGATCTCCCGCGAACTCGGCCTCCTCAACCCTCCCGGCTTCCTCGGCCTCCACGTCCTCCAACTCTTCTCCTTCCCCTCCGGCGACCCGGCCGAGTTCGAGAAATTCACCCCCGACGACTACGCCGCCCTCGAACACCTCGCCTGGTTCCAGTCCGTCGGCGGCTACAACGCCATCAACTCCACCCGACCCCAAACCGTCGCCGTCGCCATCTCCGACTCCCCCGTCGGTCAACTCGCCTGGAACGAACTGTTCAACAACTTCGGCAACGGCACCAGCCTCCTCACCCCCGACCAGATCCTCACCGAAGTCTCGCTCTACTGGTTCACAAACACCTCCGCCACAGCCGGCCGCTACCACTACGAAGAAGCCAACGCCGGCACCGAACCAGCCCTCAACACCGCCCCCACCGGCGTCGCCGTCTTCGCCGACGACTTCAAAACCATCCGCCCGCTGGCCGAACGCGACAACCCCAACATCGTCCACTGGACCAACTACCCCACCGGCGGCCACTACGCCTCCCTCGAACGCCCCCAAGACGTCGTCACCGATCTCCGCGCCTTCTTCTCAAGCCTCCGCACCAACTGA
- a CDS encoding very short patch repair endonuclease, which yields MSRQKSRNTGTEVALRRALHALGMRYRIHRRPVRGVRREADVVFGPARVAVFVDGCFWHGCPLHATWPKNNAEFWKTKIEANRRRDADTNSRLLAAGWLSLRVWEHESVESAAARIRSVVDERRAPTTGWRSADKH from the coding sequence ATGAGTCGGCAGAAGTCTCGGAATACCGGCACTGAAGTCGCCCTGCGGCGTGCCCTGCATGCGCTTGGCATGCGATACCGGATACATCGTCGCCCGGTTCGCGGAGTGCGAAGGGAGGCGGATGTGGTTTTCGGACCCGCCCGAGTCGCAGTCTTCGTCGACGGTTGTTTTTGGCATGGGTGTCCGTTGCATGCGACTTGGCCGAAAAACAACGCGGAGTTCTGGAAGACCAAGATCGAAGCCAACCGCCGGCGTGACGCCGATACCAACTCTCGACTCCTCGCGGCCGGATGGCTGTCGCTGCGGGTCTGGGAGCACGAGTCGGTCGAGTCTGCAGCGGCCAGGATTCGTAGCGTGGTCGATGAGCGTCGGGCGCCGACCACAGGCTGGCGTAGTGCGGATAAGCATTAG
- a CDS encoding DUF7002 family protein: MNIDDLVSRYPRLYHLASSDAWESIKTHGLLSTAALAQRWEVPLTQYRELTARHRPESTVLHHKTFGRATIRDQRPMHPAMLRRALTDMPPEAWLQLLNSMVFFSPTTDRLERLHSAYQGVPALVLTLDTRSLVTAHLRDIRLSRLNSGAVRHINHHRGSTTFRTLDDFTYSTNNQVAELAVLNSVPNIQAHVLRAERRVGGQVIPLNL; the protein is encoded by the coding sequence ATGAACATCGACGACTTGGTATCCCGCTACCCCCGCCTCTATCACCTGGCTTCCTCCGATGCCTGGGAAAGCATCAAAACTCACGGCCTACTCAGCACCGCTGCCCTCGCCCAGCGCTGGGAGGTCCCGCTGACGCAGTACCGGGAACTAACCGCCCGCCACCGCCCCGAAAGCACCGTCCTCCACCACAAGACTTTCGGCCGAGCCACCATCCGCGACCAACGCCCGATGCATCCCGCCATGCTCCGCCGCGCTCTGACGGACATGCCCCCAGAAGCCTGGCTCCAACTCCTCAACTCAATGGTGTTCTTCTCTCCCACCACCGACCGCCTCGAACGCCTCCACAGCGCCTACCAAGGCGTACCGGCTCTGGTCCTGACCCTCGACACAAGATCCTTGGTGACCGCTCACCTACGCGACATCCGCCTGAGCCGCCTCAACTCCGGCGCCGTCCGCCACATCAACCACCACCGCGGCTCAACAACTTTCAGAACCCTGGACGATTTCACCTACTCCACTAACAACCAAGTAGCCGAGTTGGCCGTTCTCAACTCCGTCCCCAACATCCAAGCGCACGTACTACGAGCCGAACGCCGCGTCGGAGGCCAGGTGATTCCGCTCAACCTCTGA
- a CDS encoding helix-turn-helix transcriptional regulator has product MNTQMGEEFGSWLARQLRRAGMTQAQLADALGLTRAAVSAWTTGRAVPREETIRMIASVLGTDVASVHNRTTDVAGELPLGWHHRPAHADGGREYGNAAAFAFGADLSVLAREATQNSIDERIGDSKPVIVRYTLHELSGEHLEAFLAAVQWPSLRRHYESAASTEQKVGRSLRAALDDLAQEETLLLLRVDDYNAAGLTGPEYGDGRFAAVVRRQLDSHKRSSGRAGGSYGLGKATLWATSRFGMVLTNSTLSEPHEGRTRSRVVGRLDLPWHEIDGAAYAGPAWFGEPDTDPGHEEVSRSWWAEDETVRDLHLERSASDPGTSFLIVGAHDASGDAGSLQEMHDKLVRSLADGFWAAMVAGRDTRPILEARVCTMRNGQVHIPEERVEPHRTHPALSRALQAYLNGETVSALAAGDEVARIDVPLVVPPLRGTTRAGERGRQHSAVLLLTPADDDASRANRVVCMRGTRMTVQERRPRDLPLGVAPFQAVLLAGYATGGGGEEVALAEQFLRASEPPEHDKWDRTEELTTLYERGALTRLREFHSEIDRAIRSLVGKRETTQGAGPAVLRELLKLDGPTGGRRATGAPTVHRIAAHIEDTGAWQVRVDIRLPEAADRWVLTPVAKFDVRSGGRPTVSWKSLTSTQNCRVDSGNLVIEPGVRSAAFIGLTDPATHPVAGSFARLVVEVQKARGGAM; this is encoded by the coding sequence ATGAACACGCAGATGGGGGAGGAGTTCGGATCGTGGCTGGCGCGACAACTGCGTCGAGCCGGCATGACCCAAGCTCAGCTCGCGGACGCGCTCGGCCTGACGCGGGCTGCAGTATCTGCGTGGACGACAGGGCGTGCCGTGCCAAGGGAAGAGACGATTCGGATGATTGCCTCCGTTTTGGGTACAGACGTGGCGTCAGTTCACAATCGAACCACCGACGTCGCTGGCGAGTTGCCTCTCGGCTGGCACCATCGTCCGGCCCACGCCGATGGTGGTCGTGAGTATGGGAATGCCGCGGCGTTCGCCTTCGGCGCCGATCTGTCGGTCCTCGCTCGAGAGGCGACACAGAACTCGATCGACGAGCGAATCGGCGATTCCAAGCCGGTCATTGTGCGCTACACCCTGCACGAGTTGAGCGGCGAGCATCTCGAAGCGTTTCTCGCGGCAGTTCAATGGCCCAGTCTCCGCCGGCATTACGAGAGTGCGGCGTCGACCGAGCAGAAAGTCGGTCGTAGCCTTCGAGCTGCGCTCGATGATCTCGCACAGGAAGAGACGCTGTTACTGCTTCGGGTGGATGATTACAACGCCGCAGGCCTCACCGGGCCTGAATACGGAGATGGTCGCTTCGCGGCTGTCGTCCGCCGGCAACTCGATAGCCACAAACGATCGAGTGGCCGGGCAGGGGGTTCCTATGGGCTGGGCAAAGCGACGCTGTGGGCGACTAGTCGGTTTGGCATGGTCCTCACCAACTCGACTCTCTCCGAGCCGCATGAGGGCCGCACGCGTAGCCGGGTCGTCGGCCGCCTGGATCTTCCCTGGCACGAGATCGACGGCGCTGCCTATGCAGGCCCCGCTTGGTTCGGGGAGCCGGACACGGACCCTGGGCACGAAGAGGTATCCCGCTCTTGGTGGGCGGAGGACGAAACGGTTCGGGATCTGCACCTTGAGCGATCGGCTTCCGATCCGGGAACTTCCTTTTTGATCGTTGGTGCTCACGATGCGTCCGGCGATGCGGGAAGTCTGCAAGAGATGCATGACAAGTTGGTCCGGTCGCTCGCAGACGGGTTTTGGGCGGCGATGGTGGCCGGACGAGACACCAGACCCATTCTCGAGGCGCGTGTCTGCACGATGCGAAACGGGCAAGTGCATATTCCGGAGGAGCGCGTAGAACCCCATCGCACCCATCCGGCTCTGAGTCGAGCGCTTCAGGCCTATCTCAATGGCGAGACTGTCAGTGCGTTGGCTGCCGGCGACGAGGTTGCACGGATCGACGTCCCGTTGGTCGTTCCGCCTCTTCGCGGCACCACCCGAGCGGGGGAAAGGGGTCGGCAGCACTCTGCGGTTCTACTGCTCACTCCAGCAGATGACGATGCATCGCGAGCCAATCGCGTCGTATGTATGAGGGGCACGCGAATGACCGTCCAAGAGCGTCGCCCCCGCGATTTGCCGCTCGGGGTGGCGCCATTTCAGGCGGTCTTGCTTGCTGGTTACGCAACGGGAGGGGGCGGCGAGGAAGTTGCACTGGCCGAACAATTCCTGCGTGCGTCCGAGCCACCCGAGCATGACAAGTGGGACCGGACCGAGGAGTTGACCACACTCTATGAAAGGGGTGCGCTCACAAGGCTTCGCGAGTTCCACTCCGAGATAGATCGCGCGATCCGCAGTCTCGTCGGCAAGCGGGAAACAACTCAGGGCGCAGGACCCGCTGTACTTCGCGAACTATTGAAATTGGATGGCCCAACAGGTGGTCGCCGGGCGACCGGCGCGCCGACCGTGCATCGGATCGCCGCCCATATCGAAGACACGGGTGCGTGGCAGGTGAGGGTCGATATCCGGCTGCCCGAGGCAGCCGATCGTTGGGTCTTGACGCCGGTTGCCAAGTTCGACGTCCGCTCCGGCGGGAGGCCGACAGTCAGCTGGAAGTCGCTCACATCCACCCAGAACTGCCGAGTTGACTCGGGGAACCTCGTGATCGAGCCCGGCGTACGCTCAGCGGCCTTCATCGGGTTGACCGACCCGGCGACACATCCGGTCGCTGGATCGTTTGCGCGGCTTGTGGTTGAGGTTCAGAAGGCACGTGGAGGTGCGATGTGA
- a CDS encoding DUF262 domain-containing protein, which translates to MKQLEASEVPLHKVFSSDFDFSIPNYQRPYAWGTDEAMQLLDDLAHALDQDRDEPYFLGSIVLVKDPAMPAASVIDGQQRLTTLTIILAVLRDLSSDPGIAGELQDKIVEPGLRLRRLAAKPRLTLRDRERDFFQSYVQQHKGVDELIKLNNNQIETDAQKNIRDNALDLHKELQSWSSDRRDDLGALISDRTFLVVVNTPDLESAHRIFSVMNSRGLDLTPADIFKSRVIGDIPDGAADEYTEKWNEAEQKLGREDFADLFLHIRLIQTKRRSEQNLLREFPDQVLSEYLPERAKEFIDDIVVPYANAYAAITNITYKSEHGDEVVNSWFKRLAQLDTSDWQAPALWAVRTHGDDPVWLDQFLRRLERLAASMFVRRVYVTPRLARYIELLRQLDNGDGLSAEAFDLTDGEVEETHARLAGDLYLVTKTRKYVLLRLDEALAGGAGVTYDHPVITVEHVLPQSPAVTSEWRRDFTDAERSQWTHKLANLLLLSRTKNSYAQNYDFAQKKVKYFHGQGGVTTFALTSQVLAQARWTPELLKERQAALLDVLSKEWALKRTPERASR; encoded by the coding sequence ATGAAGCAACTAGAGGCGTCTGAAGTCCCGCTGCACAAGGTCTTCTCCAGTGATTTTGACTTCAGTATCCCGAACTACCAGAGGCCGTACGCCTGGGGCACCGATGAGGCGATGCAACTCCTCGACGACCTCGCGCATGCACTCGACCAAGACCGGGACGAGCCCTATTTCCTTGGCTCGATAGTCCTTGTCAAGGATCCCGCCATGCCGGCGGCATCCGTGATCGACGGCCAACAGCGGCTCACGACGCTGACTATCATTCTTGCGGTGCTACGTGACCTCTCCTCAGACCCCGGTATCGCCGGCGAGTTACAGGACAAGATCGTCGAGCCGGGCCTCAGGCTTCGGCGGCTCGCTGCGAAACCACGTCTGACTCTGCGCGATCGCGAGCGGGACTTCTTCCAGTCCTATGTTCAGCAGCACAAGGGCGTCGACGAGCTGATAAAGCTCAACAACAACCAGATTGAAACCGACGCGCAGAAGAACATCCGGGACAACGCCTTGGACCTGCACAAGGAACTGCAGAGTTGGTCTTCAGACCGACGCGACGACCTTGGCGCTCTGATCAGCGATCGAACTTTCCTGGTGGTCGTGAACACTCCAGACCTTGAAAGCGCCCACAGGATTTTCAGCGTGATGAACTCCCGCGGTCTCGACCTCACACCTGCGGACATCTTCAAGTCCAGGGTGATCGGCGACATCCCGGACGGAGCAGCTGACGAGTACACCGAGAAGTGGAACGAGGCCGAGCAGAAACTCGGCCGGGAGGACTTCGCCGATCTGTTCCTTCATATCCGCCTCATCCAAACGAAGAGGCGGTCGGAACAGAACCTTCTCCGGGAGTTCCCTGATCAGGTCCTCAGCGAGTATTTGCCCGAGCGCGCGAAGGAGTTCATCGACGACATCGTGGTTCCATACGCGAACGCGTACGCGGCGATCACCAACATCACGTACAAGTCCGAACACGGCGACGAAGTCGTGAACAGTTGGTTCAAGCGGCTTGCCCAACTGGACACGAGCGACTGGCAGGCTCCTGCCCTGTGGGCCGTTCGCACGCATGGCGACGATCCCGTGTGGCTGGATCAGTTTCTTCGCAGGCTTGAACGTTTGGCGGCCAGCATGTTCGTACGACGGGTCTACGTGACTCCACGACTTGCGCGCTACATCGAACTGCTACGACAACTCGATAACGGTGACGGGCTGTCGGCTGAAGCTTTCGACCTGACCGACGGAGAGGTCGAAGAGACCCACGCACGGCTGGCCGGCGACCTATACCTGGTGACGAAGACTCGTAAGTACGTGCTGCTGCGTCTTGACGAGGCTCTGGCGGGCGGCGCAGGGGTCACCTACGACCATCCGGTCATCACTGTGGAACACGTGTTGCCACAATCGCCCGCGGTTACCAGCGAATGGCGCCGGGACTTCACCGACGCCGAGCGTTCCCAGTGGACGCACAAGCTAGCCAACCTTCTGCTGCTCAGCCGGACCAAGAACTCCTACGCTCAGAACTACGACTTTGCACAGAAGAAGGTGAAGTACTTCCACGGTCAGGGCGGGGTCACAACGTTTGCCCTGACGTCACAGGTACTTGCGCAGGCGCGGTGGACTCCTGAACTACTGAAGGAGCGACAGGCCGCTCTACTCGATGTCTTGTCCAAGGAGTGGGCGTTGAAGCGAACGCCGGAACGTGCATCTCGATGA
- a CDS encoding DUF6339 family protein → MIEPADLDAPDVMGLLPDAAVEEFLSQAVRSGHDLPPPVALRKASIMLPSAEARWHTKPLRDLLVEAMRRFDDDRVKADGWLAPRLHATVRMTRGEAADSRRWNFLAMIVAPDYVVWRHRGQDLVAAGRFCGPHYTQAFARLWWAAELFRNGADYRPVETACSVQDVLNTTMRLDVIDHRPTALAILEVLADLIRENRGRLGDHVNALSSSVNAAGSTLVYDALAEEGVGDIAVLQDWIAEAQEMPPAPWERLPYGPDDGAVKAGVVDALVPLFERLLAEAPIRQRPRHAASSGEI, encoded by the coding sequence ATGATCGAGCCGGCCGATCTCGATGCTCCGGACGTCATGGGTTTGCTTCCGGATGCTGCCGTCGAGGAGTTCCTCAGTCAGGCAGTTCGTTCAGGCCACGACCTTCCGCCGCCGGTTGCGCTGCGCAAGGCATCGATCATGCTGCCCTCCGCGGAGGCAAGGTGGCATACGAAGCCATTGCGAGATCTCTTGGTCGAAGCCATGCGTCGGTTCGATGATGATCGGGTGAAGGCTGATGGCTGGCTCGCTCCCCGATTGCACGCTACCGTCCGAATGACCCGCGGAGAAGCTGCCGACAGTCGCCGATGGAACTTCCTTGCGATGATCGTTGCGCCGGACTATGTGGTGTGGCGCCACCGCGGTCAAGACCTCGTAGCCGCCGGTCGTTTCTGTGGCCCGCACTACACACAGGCTTTCGCGCGACTCTGGTGGGCGGCCGAACTATTCCGCAATGGTGCCGACTATCGACCTGTCGAGACGGCCTGCAGTGTTCAGGACGTTCTCAACACGACTATGCGGCTTGACGTGATCGATCACAGGCCGACCGCGCTCGCGATCCTCGAGGTTCTGGCCGATTTGATTCGGGAGAATCGCGGGCGCCTTGGTGACCACGTCAACGCGTTGTCATCCTCGGTCAATGCGGCGGGGAGCACGTTGGTCTACGACGCGCTGGCCGAAGAGGGGGTCGGTGATATCGCGGTACTCCAGGATTGGATCGCCGAGGCGCAGGAAATGCCTCCAGCGCCATGGGAGCGTCTCCCCTACGGGCCTGATGATGGTGCTGTGAAGGCAGGCGTCGTCGATGCGCTGGTGCCGCTCTTCGAGCGCCTACTGGCCGAAGCGCCCATACGGCAACGTCCACGGCACGCGGCATCGAGCGGGGAGATCTAG
- a CDS encoding DNA cytosine methyltransferase: MSMSAKSGALAPDRSGRGLSFVDLCSGAGGLALGLEQAGFDPVMVLDNHPLACETLRLNRPQWQVWEEDLRAFDPTLHQETYDVDLLSAGLPRVKAAAGVNRPGDSEAELELLRATVFVAHSVQPRALMIENMSELVTGSRYAPTRRFVEDELAHLGYQLTWIVVNAADYGVPQDRKQGIMLAFKGDAIDHFEVPAVEMRSETVGSALVESMGAHGWAGAMEWAAHADRIAPTLVGGSWNRGGADLGPTGSKRTWAKMGVDGATVVDSVPRADFVWNPSIGRPGLVPLTVEQVACLQGFPPDWRLAGRKTAQYRQIANASPPPVGRVLGRAIREALNAC; this comes from the coding sequence ATGTCGATGTCCGCGAAAAGTGGAGCGCTGGCGCCGGATCGGTCCGGACGGGGGTTGTCGTTTGTCGATTTGTGCAGTGGGGCCGGAGGGCTGGCTCTAGGTCTGGAGCAAGCAGGCTTCGATCCGGTGATGGTTCTGGACAATCACCCGTTGGCGTGCGAGACGCTACGGTTGAACAGGCCACAGTGGCAGGTGTGGGAAGAAGATCTGCGGGCATTCGATCCGACGCTGCATCAAGAAACCTACGACGTCGACTTGCTTTCCGCGGGTCTTCCCAGGGTCAAGGCCGCAGCGGGAGTGAATCGACCCGGTGATAGTGAGGCCGAACTCGAGCTTCTGCGCGCAACAGTTTTCGTTGCTCATTCGGTTCAACCCCGGGCGCTGATGATCGAGAACATGTCCGAACTCGTCACTGGGAGTCGCTACGCCCCGACCCGCAGATTCGTGGAAGACGAGCTTGCTCACCTGGGATACCAATTGACATGGATCGTTGTCAATGCAGCTGACTACGGCGTGCCGCAGGACCGAAAGCAAGGGATCATGCTCGCGTTCAAAGGTGACGCCATTGATCATTTTGAAGTGCCGGCGGTCGAGATGCGATCGGAGACAGTCGGATCTGCGCTGGTCGAGTCGATGGGAGCGCATGGATGGGCTGGTGCTATGGAGTGGGCTGCGCATGCTGACAGGATCGCGCCGACGTTGGTCGGCGGATCGTGGAACCGAGGCGGCGCCGACTTGGGACCGACGGGGAGTAAGCGAACTTGGGCGAAGATGGGGGTAGATGGGGCGACCGTAGTCGACTCGGTCCCTCGGGCGGATTTCGTCTGGAATCCCAGCATCGGGCGACCGGGGCTGGTTCCGCTGACGGTGGAGCAAGTGGCATGCCTGCAAGGGTTTCCGCCGGATTGGCGCCTGGCGGGACGCAAGACGGCGCAGTACAGGCAGATCGCGAACGCCTCCCCGCCGCCGGTGGGAAGAGTGCTGGGGCGGGCCATCAGGGAAGCCCTGAACGCGTGTTGA
- a CDS encoding helix-turn-helix transcriptional regulator, protein MRETSSRLLSLLALMQSRPAWPGSELAERLGVSTRTIRNDIDRLRELGYPVDATRGAAGYYQLGVGAKLPPLLLDDEEAVAVAVGLRTGAGVSGMEESSGRALAKLEQVLPHRLRRQVNAIHTTMSKGPDNTGSNVPDPEVDSAVVATIAAAIRDEHYLRFEYVVPGQESESAPSLPVLVEPYRLMSWQRYWYLAARDETGEWRTYRVDWMELRMATGRKYQPRPMPGDDYTDFVMRDVASTGWKVHARVTVFASAEEVLARIHAAVGIVESVDDKTCVLVTGAESLEVVAVYIGMLGLDFQVTAPQALVEHLKVIGERYLRAVKA, encoded by the coding sequence ATGCGTGAAACTTCGTCGCGGTTGCTGTCCCTGTTGGCGCTGATGCAGTCGCGGCCGGCTTGGCCGGGGTCCGAGTTGGCCGAGCGGTTGGGCGTCAGTACGCGGACGATTCGCAATGACATCGATCGGTTGCGAGAGCTTGGATATCCGGTGGATGCGACGCGGGGCGCGGCCGGCTACTACCAGTTGGGCGTGGGTGCGAAGCTGCCGCCGTTGCTGCTGGATGACGAGGAAGCGGTTGCTGTCGCGGTTGGGCTGCGGACCGGTGCCGGTGTCAGCGGCATGGAGGAGAGCAGCGGGCGGGCGCTGGCAAAACTCGAGCAGGTGTTGCCGCATCGGCTGCGGCGGCAGGTCAATGCGATCCACACGACGATGTCAAAGGGACCGGACAACACCGGGTCGAACGTGCCGGACCCGGAGGTTGATTCTGCCGTGGTGGCGACGATCGCGGCGGCTATTCGGGACGAGCACTACCTGCGGTTCGAGTACGTCGTACCGGGGCAGGAGTCGGAGAGCGCTCCCTCGTTGCCGGTGTTGGTCGAGCCGTACCGGCTGATGAGTTGGCAGCGGTACTGGTACTTGGCTGCGCGCGACGAAACGGGCGAGTGGCGGACGTACCGGGTCGACTGGATGGAACTGCGGATGGCGACCGGGCGGAAGTACCAGCCGCGGCCGATGCCGGGGGACGACTACACGGACTTCGTGATGCGGGACGTCGCCAGTACGGGATGGAAGGTGCATGCGCGAGTCACTGTGTTTGCTTCGGCAGAAGAGGTGCTGGCGCGGATCCACGCAGCGGTGGGGATCGTCGAGTCGGTCGACGACAAGACGTGCGTGCTGGTGACCGGGGCGGAGAGCCTGGAGGTGGTCGCCGTGTATATCGGGATGCTGGGTCTCGACTTCCAGGTCACGGCACCGCAGGCTCTGGTGGAGCACCTCAAGGTGATTGGAGAGCGGTATCTCCGGGCTGTTAAGGCATAG
- a CDS encoding response regulator transcription factor: MLNLLATGLSNPAIGTHLNLAPKTVANNVSTIFTKLAVTDRPAAIIQARKAGLGNP, translated from the coding sequence ATCCTCAACCTCCTCGCCACCGGCCTTAGCAACCCCGCCATCGGCACCCACCTCAACCTGGCCCCGAAGACAGTCGCCAACAACGTCTCCACCATCTTCACCAAGCTCGCCGTCACCGACCGCCCCGCCGCAATAATCCAAGCCCGCAAGGCAGGCTTGGGGAATCCCTAG
- a CDS encoding class IV adenylate cyclase yields the protein MPIEFEAKVLGVDPDELAGVILRRGGQALGSRLMRRYVYDIEAGDASRWIRLRDTGTEVTLTVKEIAHDGIDGTTETEVEVSDFAGANELMRRMGFEPKSYQENRRTSFELEGAQLEIDSWPLIPPYLEIEGRSREHVVEVGRALGISAEELTGENTVKVYARYGIDLTTITNLRFAD from the coding sequence ATGCCGATTGAGTTTGAGGCCAAGGTGTTGGGCGTCGATCCGGACGAGTTGGCGGGTGTGATCCTTCGGCGAGGTGGGCAGGCGCTGGGGAGTCGGCTGATGCGGCGGTACGTGTATGACATCGAGGCCGGGGATGCGTCGCGTTGGATTCGGCTGCGCGACACGGGAACGGAGGTGACGCTGACCGTGAAGGAGATCGCTCACGATGGGATCGACGGCACCACGGAGACCGAGGTGGAGGTCAGTGACTTCGCCGGCGCCAACGAGTTGATGCGGCGGATGGGGTTTGAACCCAAGTCGTATCAAGAGAATCGACGTACGAGCTTCGAGCTCGAAGGCGCGCAGTTGGAGATTGACTCATGGCCGCTCATTCCGCCGTACCTCGAGATTGAGGGGAGGTCCCGCGAGCACGTCGTTGAGGTCGGCAGGGCGTTGGGAATCTCTGCGGAGGAGCTCACGGGGGAGAACACCGTCAAGGTCTATGCCCGCTATGGGATTGACCTGACCACGATCACCAATCTTCGATTTGCCGACTGA
- a CDS encoding DNA cytosine methyltransferase, which yields MTEHPADSAPTAETQMVDLFAGPGGLDVAARWLGVQAEGIEWDANACTTRRAAGLRTRQADVRDFGPSDFPSATILAGGPPCQTYTVAGSGAGRRALESVLDFVKRMAAGEDVTASLAELDDERTGLVLEPLRWALEAHALGRPYEAILLEQVPAALPVWMGIGEALAGIGYKVAHGVLRTEEYGVPQTRRRAILIARLDEQPALPLPTHRRFHKGGSDVLSDDDAELLPWETMRGALKRPVEFTVISNYGTGGDPRLRGRRRSTEPSATITGKVSRNRLVDSADRELDRFSFSEAGRLQTFPTDYPWSGSDVAQQIGNAIPPLLAAHVLAAALQRKVDREELEAMVNKSWRGLGGICPE from the coding sequence ATGACGGAGCATCCCGCGGATAGCGCGCCGACTGCCGAGACGCAGATGGTTGACTTGTTCGCCGGACCGGGCGGTCTGGATGTAGCTGCACGCTGGCTTGGTGTGCAGGCCGAGGGAATCGAGTGGGACGCGAACGCCTGCACGACTCGGCGTGCCGCAGGGCTTCGAACTCGACAGGCCGACGTCCGCGACTTCGGACCGTCAGACTTTCCGTCGGCAACCATTTTGGCGGGGGGCCCGCCGTGCCAGACCTATACCGTTGCCGGTTCTGGAGCAGGCCGGCGAGCACTTGAAAGCGTGCTGGACTTTGTGAAGCGGATGGCCGCCGGTGAGGATGTCACCGCCAGCCTCGCCGAGCTTGACGACGAGCGCACTGGACTAGTGCTCGAGCCACTGCGGTGGGCGCTGGAAGCGCACGCGCTCGGGCGACCGTATGAAGCGATCCTGTTGGAGCAGGTACCAGCCGCGCTTCCGGTGTGGATGGGGATCGGCGAGGCGCTTGCCGGAATCGGTTACAAGGTCGCGCATGGCGTGCTTCGTACGGAGGAGTACGGCGTCCCCCAGACCCGCCGCCGGGCCATTTTGATCGCCCGCCTGGACGAGCAGCCGGCGCTGCCATTGCCGACGCATCGGCGATTCCACAAAGGCGGAAGTGATGTCCTTTCCGACGATGATGCGGAGCTGCTCCCATGGGAGACGATGCGAGGGGCTCTCAAGCGTCCCGTTGAATTCACCGTCATCTCGAACTACGGCACAGGTGGAGATCCGAGGCTTCGCGGGCGTCGGCGATCGACGGAGCCGTCGGCTACGATCACGGGCAAGGTGTCTCGCAACCGGCTGGTTGATTCAGCAGACCGGGAACTTGATCGATTCTCGTTCTCAGAGGCGGGACGACTGCAGACATTCCCCACTGACTATCCTTGGTCGGGTAGCGATGTTGCCCAGCAGATCGGTAACGCGATACCTCCACTTCTGGCGGCCCACGTTTTGGCCGCTGCCCTCCAGCGAAAAGTGGATCGCGAGGAGCTCGAGGCCATGGTGAACAAAAGCTGGCGTGGATTAGGCGGGATTTGTCCCGAGTAG